The Xanthomonas sp. CFBP 8443 genome has a window encoding:
- a CDS encoding methyltransferase domain-containing protein: MTRPQALAIARAFLPTHPLGNRYDYYYTRTKLRTDPLYPGVLAALRGTDAPVLDLGCGLGLLAHALRADGQRQRYHGVDIDAAKIRRAIRIAARSELHGAHFEVVDLGQAWPEHGGSVAILDVLQYLDAAMQANLIRSVAKMLTPGAKLVIRSGLGDTSGRGRTSRVTDVLAHLAGWMQEVPKCYPTRDSLEAQLDAAGLRATFAPLYGNTPFNNWLIVAEPR, from the coding sequence ATGACCCGCCCGCAGGCCCTGGCCATCGCCCGCGCCTTCCTGCCGACGCATCCGCTCGGCAACCGCTACGACTACTACTACACCCGCACCAAGCTGCGCACCGATCCGCTCTACCCCGGCGTGCTCGCCGCGCTGCGCGGCACCGACGCGCCGGTCCTGGACCTGGGCTGCGGCCTCGGCCTGCTGGCGCATGCGTTGCGCGCCGACGGCCAGCGGCAGCGCTACCACGGGGTGGACATCGATGCGGCCAAGATCCGCCGCGCGATCCGCATCGCCGCGCGCAGCGAGCTGCACGGCGCCCACTTCGAGGTGGTCGATCTCGGCCAGGCCTGGCCCGAACACGGCGGCAGCGTCGCGATCCTGGACGTGCTGCAATACCTCGACGCCGCCATGCAGGCCAACCTGATCCGCAGCGTGGCGAAGATGCTCACCCCCGGCGCAAAGCTGGTGATCCGCAGCGGCCTGGGCGACACCAGCGGCCGCGGCCGCACCAGCCGCGTCACCGACGTGCTCGCGCACCTGGCCGGCTGGATGCAGGAAGTGCCCAAGTGCTATCCGACCCGCGACAGCCTGGAAGCGCAGCTCGACGCGGCCGGACTGCGCGCCACGTTCGCGCCGCTGTACGGCAACACCCCGTTCAACAACTGGCTGATCGTGGCCGAGCCGCGCTGA
- a CDS encoding polysaccharide deacetylase family protein — protein sequence MASWGMTVPETLHRIPRHPYRWLAWALASQALVAWLWWGWGWRIGLPALLASHAAFVLPVFLPRAWLYAPVLSRLPSSAPQVWLTIDDGPSDDTAALLDLLDRHQAKATFFLVGARAAARPQLVREILRRGHGIGNHSHTHPQAWFWALGPRRMAREIGQAQQALSAIAGTAPRWYRSVVGMTNPFVAAPLRAHGLTRVAWSARGFDGVKCDPGATVARIVRDLKPGAIVLLHEGAAHGHNLAIVEGVLQAMHERGYRSVLPS from the coding sequence ATGGCATCATGGGGCATGACAGTTCCGGAAACGCTGCATCGCATCCCCCGCCATCCCTACCGCTGGCTGGCCTGGGCGCTGGCCTCGCAGGCGCTGGTGGCCTGGCTGTGGTGGGGCTGGGGCTGGCGGATCGGGCTGCCGGCGCTGCTGGCCTCGCACGCCGCGTTCGTGCTGCCGGTGTTCCTGCCGCGGGCCTGGCTGTACGCCCCGGTGCTCAGCCGCCTGCCCAGCAGCGCGCCGCAGGTGTGGCTGACCATCGACGACGGCCCCTCCGACGACACCGCGGCGCTGCTGGACCTGCTCGACCGCCACCAGGCCAAGGCCACTTTCTTCCTGGTCGGCGCACGTGCCGCCGCACGCCCGCAACTGGTGCGCGAGATCCTGCGCCGCGGCCACGGCATCGGCAACCACAGCCACACCCATCCGCAGGCCTGGTTCTGGGCGCTGGGCCCGCGGCGCATGGCGCGCGAGATCGGCCAGGCGCAGCAGGCGCTGAGCGCCATCGCCGGCACCGCGCCGCGCTGGTATCGCTCGGTGGTGGGCATGACCAATCCATTCGTGGCCGCACCGCTGCGCGCGCATGGCCTGACCCGGGTCGCCTGGAGCGCGCGCGGCTTCGACGGGGTGAAGTGCGATCCCGGCGCCACCGTGGCGCGTATCGTGCGCGACCTCAAGCCCGGCGCGATCGTGCTGCTGCACGAGGGCGCGGCGCATGGCCACAACCTGGCAATCGTGGAAGGCGTGTTGCAGGCAATGCACGAACGCGGCTACCGCAGCGTGCTGCCGAGCTAG
- the rsgA gene encoding ribosome small subunit-dependent GTPase A yields MTSPQIDFDALRPIGWPWPGMPEEPAWLAAMAAHPLARPVRVSEQHRTGYVVADAVDTGFKVESLPEWQRPRFPSHERAAVGDWVLLEDDKRIVALLPRRTAIKRGAAGEHYHQQVIAANIDTVFIVCGLDADFNPRRIERYLLLVGGGGAEPVVILTKADLTEYADDALAVLEELAAQNIPLLTVNAKDVDSVAALRPWLGAGRTAVLVGSSGAGKSTLTNTLLGVQKMRTAAVRENDSRGRHTTTHRALLPLPSGACLIDTPGMRELKPTGEEDLAEGGFADIEALAAQCRFNDCAHLAEPGCAVQAAIESGEIDEARLANYMKLREEVAGAASKLAQRQAQNADAARSGRPASGKPGGKRPPPRNQRR; encoded by the coding sequence ATGACTTCCCCCCAGATCGACTTCGACGCGTTGCGCCCCATCGGCTGGCCCTGGCCCGGCATGCCGGAAGAACCGGCCTGGCTGGCGGCGATGGCCGCGCACCCGCTGGCACGGCCGGTGCGGGTCAGCGAGCAGCACCGCACCGGCTACGTGGTGGCCGATGCGGTGGACACCGGGTTCAAGGTCGAATCCTTGCCGGAGTGGCAGCGGCCGCGCTTCCCCAGCCACGAGCGCGCGGCGGTCGGCGACTGGGTGCTGCTGGAGGACGACAAGCGCATCGTGGCGCTGCTACCGCGGCGCACCGCGATCAAGCGCGGTGCGGCCGGGGAGCACTATCACCAGCAGGTGATCGCGGCCAACATCGATACGGTGTTCATCGTCTGCGGGCTGGATGCGGACTTCAATCCGCGGCGCATCGAGCGCTATCTGCTGCTGGTCGGCGGCGGTGGCGCCGAGCCGGTGGTGATCCTGACCAAGGCCGATCTCACCGAATACGCCGACGATGCATTGGCGGTGCTGGAGGAACTGGCGGCGCAGAACATTCCGTTGCTGACCGTCAACGCCAAGGACGTGGACAGCGTGGCGGCGCTGCGGCCGTGGCTGGGGGCCGGGCGCACCGCGGTGCTGGTCGGCTCGTCCGGCGCCGGCAAGTCCACCCTCACCAACACCTTGCTCGGGGTGCAGAAGATGCGCACCGCGGCGGTGCGCGAGAACGATTCGCGCGGCCGCCACACCACCACGCATCGGGCGTTGCTGCCGCTGCCGTCGGGGGCCTGCCTGATCGACACGCCGGGCATGCGCGAGCTCAAGCCCACCGGCGAGGAGGATCTGGCCGAGGGCGGGTTCGCCGACATCGAGGCGCTGGCGGCGCAGTGCCGCTTCAACGATTGCGCACACCTGGCCGAGCCGGGATGCGCGGTGCAGGCGGCGATCGAGAGTGGCGAGATCGACGAGGCGCGGCTGGCCAACTACATGAAGCTGCGCGAGGAGGTCGCCGGCGCCGCCAGCAAGCTGGCGCAGCGCCAGGCGCAGAACGCGGATGCGGCCAGGTCCGGCAGGCCGGCCTCCGGCAAGCCCGGCGGCAAGCGTCCGCCGCCGCGCAACCAGCGCCGCTGA
- a CDS encoding amidohydrolase encodes MRHLLLACLGVALCGPAAAASRFVEDPYPSTYRALASTPVLIEHATVLTGTGERLDDADVLLQDGRVQAVGRALAAPANVTRIDGHGKWVTPGIIDVHSHLGVYASPGVNAHSDGNEMTAPVTPNVWAEHSVWPQDPGFGTALAGGVTSLQVLPGSANLVGGRGVTLKNVPATTYQAMKFPGAPWGLKMACGENPKRVYGEKGGPATRMGNVAGYRAAFIDASEYLRKNAPKKKAPEKRHWWSRGAGDNDSSGDSGGKRDLKLDTLAGAINGDIRVHIHCYRADEMTTMLDLAKEFGFKVAAFHHGVEAYKVADRLAQENVCGALWADWWGFKMEAFDGIQENIALVDRPANGCAIVHSDSEEGIQRLNQEAAKAMAAGRRAGIAIPPERAIRWLTSNPAKALGIDKQTGALEPGKMADVVVWNGNPFSSYALAEKVYIDGAQVYDRADRRLQPTSDFMLGQEAAP; translated from the coding sequence ATGCGTCATCTGCTGCTCGCCTGCCTGGGCGTGGCGCTGTGCGGCCCTGCCGCGGCGGCCTCGCGCTTCGTCGAAGACCCCTACCCCAGCACCTACCGGGCGCTGGCGTCCACGCCGGTGCTGATCGAACACGCCACCGTGCTCACCGGCACCGGCGAGCGCCTGGACGATGCCGACGTGCTGCTGCAGGACGGCCGCGTGCAGGCCGTGGGCCGCGCGCTGGCGGCCCCGGCCAACGTCACCCGCATCGACGGCCACGGCAAGTGGGTCACGCCCGGCATCATCGACGTGCACTCGCACCTGGGCGTGTACGCCAGCCCAGGCGTCAACGCGCACAGCGACGGCAACGAGATGACCGCGCCGGTGACGCCCAACGTCTGGGCCGAGCATTCGGTGTGGCCGCAGGATCCGGGTTTCGGCACCGCGCTGGCCGGCGGCGTCACCTCGCTGCAGGTGCTGCCGGGGTCGGCCAACCTGGTCGGCGGCCGCGGCGTGACCCTGAAGAACGTGCCCGCCACCACCTACCAGGCGATGAAGTTCCCCGGCGCGCCGTGGGGCCTGAAGATGGCCTGCGGCGAGAACCCCAAGCGCGTGTACGGCGAGAAGGGCGGCCCGGCCACGCGCATGGGCAATGTCGCCGGTTACCGTGCCGCGTTCATCGACGCCAGCGAATACCTGCGCAAGAACGCGCCGAAGAAGAAGGCGCCGGAGAAGCGCCACTGGTGGAGCCGCGGCGCCGGCGACAACGACAGCTCCGGCGACAGCGGCGGCAAGCGCGACCTGAAGCTGGACACCCTGGCCGGCGCGATCAACGGCGACATCCGCGTGCACATCCACTGCTACCGCGCCGACGAGATGACCACCATGCTCGACCTGGCCAAGGAATTCGGCTTCAAGGTCGCCGCCTTCCATCACGGCGTGGAGGCCTACAAGGTCGCCGACCGGCTGGCCCAGGAAAACGTCTGCGGCGCGCTGTGGGCGGACTGGTGGGGCTTCAAGATGGAGGCCTTCGACGGCATCCAGGAAAACATCGCGCTGGTCGACCGCCCCGCCAACGGCTGCGCGATCGTGCATTCGGACTCGGAGGAAGGCATCCAGCGGCTCAACCAGGAAGCGGCCAAGGCGATGGCCGCCGGCCGCCGCGCTGGCATCGCCATCCCGCCCGAGCGCGCGATCCGCTGGCTGACCAGCAACCCCGCCAAGGCGCTGGGCATCGACAAGCAGACCGGCGCGCTGGAGCCCGGCAAGATGGCCGACGTGGTGGTGTGGAACGGCAACCCGTTCAGTTCCTACGCGCTGGCCGAAAAGGTCTACATCGACGGCGCGCAGGTCTACGACCGCGCCGACCGCCGCCTGCAACCCACATCCGACTTCATGCTCGGCCAGGAGGCTGCCCCATGA
- a CDS encoding flavohemoglobin expression-modulating QEGLA motif protein — MNAQPADILHHAALDARLVKAVRGIRLLALASWPAALQAPFLDSVARGRPQLPQVQYPRLEFADTRRELAAIAQAADPAHPLGAYLQASAHSWDMAAALLESLGTPAVGTYSAQLFGAPEDPMPGHGPTTRDAAGHFIRIAQELDRELLSAEEQVPVSASALRLLLQQDLDAFFGARVIAVELDPELLAKAAAGAHRIRLRSGASFSDYDRAQLFHHEALVHSLTALNGREQVHLPSLALSSPRVTATQEGLATFAEQITGSIDIARMKRISLRIEAIALARGGADFIEVFRYFEAAGQSPAESFSLAQRVFRGVPTTGGAAFTKDTVYLRGLVSVHTFFRQALQRDRLPLCRWLFAGKMALEDVAAFAPLFEAGVLAPPRWLPDWVARASGLAGMLAFSLFANRIRMDQLDDATGA; from the coding sequence ATGAACGCGCAGCCTGCCGACATCCTCCATCACGCCGCGCTGGATGCGCGCCTGGTCAAGGCGGTGCGCGGGATCCGCCTGCTCGCGCTGGCGAGCTGGCCGGCGGCGCTGCAGGCGCCGTTCCTGGACAGCGTGGCGCGTGGCCGGCCGCAGCTGCCGCAGGTGCAGTATCCGCGGCTGGAATTCGCCGATACGCGCCGCGAGCTGGCCGCGATCGCCCAGGCCGCCGATCCGGCGCATCCGCTCGGCGCCTATCTGCAGGCCTCGGCGCACAGCTGGGATATGGCCGCCGCGCTGCTGGAATCGCTGGGCACCCCGGCGGTGGGCACGTATTCGGCGCAGCTGTTCGGCGCGCCCGAGGACCCGATGCCCGGGCATGGCCCGACCACGCGCGATGCCGCCGGCCACTTCATCCGTATCGCGCAGGAACTGGACCGCGAACTGCTGTCGGCCGAAGAGCAGGTGCCGGTCTCGGCCAGCGCCTTGCGCCTGCTGCTGCAGCAGGATCTGGACGCGTTCTTCGGCGCGCGGGTGATCGCGGTGGAACTGGATCCGGAACTGCTGGCCAAGGCCGCGGCCGGCGCGCACCGCATTCGCCTGCGCTCCGGCGCCTCGTTCAGCGACTACGACCGTGCGCAGCTGTTCCACCATGAGGCGCTGGTGCATTCGCTGACCGCGCTCAACGGCCGCGAGCAGGTGCACCTGCCGAGCCTGGCGCTGTCCTCGCCGCGGGTCACCGCGACCCAGGAAGGGCTGGCGACCTTCGCCGAGCAGATCACCGGCAGCATCGACATCGCGCGGATGAAGCGGATCAGCCTGCGCATCGAGGCGATCGCGCTGGCGCGTGGCGGCGCCGACTTCATCGAGGTGTTCCGCTATTTCGAAGCGGCCGGGCAGTCGCCGGCGGAGAGCTTCTCCCTGGCGCAGCGCGTGTTCCGCGGCGTGCCCACCACCGGCGGCGCCGCGTTCACCAAGGACACCGTGTACCTGCGCGGGCTGGTATCGGTGCACACGTTCTTCCGCCAGGCGCTGCAGCGCGACCGCCTGCCGCTGTGTCGCTGGCTGTTCGCCGGCAAGATGGCGCTGGAGGACGTGGCTGCGTTCGCGCCGCTGTTCGAGGCCGGGGTGCTGGCACCGCCGCGCTGGCTGCCGGACTGGGTGGCGCGTGCGAGCGGGTTGGCCGGCATGCTGGCGTTCTCGCTGTTCGCCAACCGCATCCGCATGGATCAACTGGACGACGCCACCGGCGCCTGA
- a CDS encoding DUF924 family protein: MTETTPRDVVEFWRSAGRERWFAANESFDANVRQHLLDAHHAAARGEHAAWMDGAEGALALLLLLDQVPRNAFRGSAHAYATDGLARRCAHRALAAGYDRQVEPELRMFFYLPYEHAEDPALQREAVELFSALGDADSLQWAMRHEDIIQRFGRFPHRNAALGRDTSQEEQRFLDEGGFAG, encoded by the coding sequence ATGACCGAAACCACGCCCCGCGATGTTGTGGAGTTCTGGCGCAGTGCCGGCCGCGAACGCTGGTTCGCCGCCAACGAATCGTTCGACGCGAACGTGCGCCAGCATCTGCTCGACGCGCACCACGCCGCGGCGCGCGGCGAGCACGCGGCGTGGATGGACGGCGCCGAGGGCGCGCTGGCGCTGCTGCTGTTGCTCGACCAGGTGCCGCGCAACGCCTTCCGCGGCAGCGCGCATGCCTATGCCACCGATGGCCTGGCGCGGCGCTGCGCGCACCGCGCGCTGGCGGCCGGCTACGACCGGCAGGTGGAGCCGGAACTGCGCATGTTCTTCTACCTGCCGTACGAGCACGCCGAGGACCCGGCGCTGCAGCGCGAGGCGGTGGAGCTGTTCAGTGCGCTGGGCGATGCCGACAGCCTGCAGTGGGCCATGCGGCACGAGGACATCATCCAGCGCTTCGGCCGCTTCCCGCACCGCAATGCGGCGTTGGGGCGGGACACGTCGCAGGAAGAGCAGCGCTTCCTGGACGAGGGCGGTTTCGCCGGTTGA
- a CDS encoding SGNH/GDSL hydrolase family protein, with the protein MSQPGFALLHAPLRYLALGDSYTIGEGVAESGRWPLQLAAALRQDGLAIADPQIIATTGWTTDELDAGIDAAAPQGPFALVTLLIGVNNQYRGRPLDEYREQFAALLQRAIGFADGQPRRVLAVSIPDWGVTPFAQPPAHDPARIGAQIDAFNAAAQACCQARAVRFVDITAASRDGGGSAAMLAADGLHPSAAMYARWTALVVPAARDALA; encoded by the coding sequence ATGAGCCAGCCCGGTTTCGCCCTGCTCCATGCCCCGCTGCGCTACCTGGCGCTGGGCGATTCCTACACGATCGGCGAAGGTGTCGCCGAGAGCGGGCGCTGGCCGCTGCAACTGGCCGCGGCGCTGCGCCAGGACGGCCTCGCCATCGCCGATCCGCAGATCATCGCCACCACCGGCTGGACCACCGACGAACTCGATGCCGGCATCGACGCCGCTGCGCCGCAGGGCCCGTTCGCGCTGGTCACGCTGCTGATCGGGGTCAACAACCAGTACCGCGGGCGCCCGCTCGACGAGTACCGCGAACAGTTCGCCGCACTGCTGCAACGCGCGATCGGCTTTGCCGATGGCCAGCCGCGGCGGGTACTGGCGGTGTCGATCCCGGACTGGGGCGTGACCCCGTTCGCGCAGCCGCCCGCGCACGATCCGGCCCGCATCGGCGCGCAGATCGATGCGTTCAATGCCGCCGCGCAGGCCTGCTGCCAGGCACGCGCGGTGCGCTTCGTCGACATCACCGCGGCCAGCCGCGATGGCGGCGGCAGCGCCGCGATGCTCGCCGCCGACGGCCTGCATCCGTCCGCGGCGATGTATGCGCGCTGGACCGCCCTGGTAGTGCCTGCGGCACGCGATGCGTTAGCCTAG
- a CDS encoding amidohydrolase family protein, giving the protein MSRTLPHPRRLAQRLAVAACLVLGTAPAFAQDVLIRGATVHTASARGTLQNADVLVQGGTIRAVGTGLAAPAGVTVVEAKGRPLTPALFGGITEIGIEEVSGESSTVDSAVTLPRDQPMRPEFDVTLAYNPESVLIPVARVEGIGFTALGANSGGAFIAGQGAVMRLDGGADPIGPRALYVRLGSDALELSGKSRAAQWMLLDQLVSEARGRMPADSPHALLTPAGRAVLARYLAGQGRIVVAVNRAADIRQLLRWAQREKVRIAIAGGDEAWKLAPQLAAAQVPVFVNALDDLPASFDQIGATLENAARLHAAGVAVSFTQGGDGSHNARKQRQLAGNAVAHGLPWDDGLAGLTRVPAEALGVGDRLGSIAPGKLADLVLWEGDPLDVAHYAEQVWLGGRALPMRSRQTELRDRYMKQSGALPRAYP; this is encoded by the coding sequence ATGAGCCGCACCCTTCCGCATCCGCGCCGCCTGGCGCAACGCCTGGCCGTCGCCGCCTGCCTGGTGCTGGGCACCGCGCCGGCCTTCGCCCAGGACGTGCTGATCCGCGGCGCCACCGTGCACACCGCCAGCGCGCGCGGCACGCTGCAGAACGCCGACGTGCTGGTCCAGGGCGGCACCATCCGCGCGGTCGGCACCGGCCTGGCGGCACCGGCCGGGGTGACCGTGGTCGAGGCCAAGGGCCGCCCGCTGACCCCGGCGCTGTTCGGCGGCATCACCGAGATCGGCATCGAGGAAGTGTCCGGCGAATCGTCCACTGTGGATAGCGCCGTGACCTTGCCGCGCGACCAGCCGATGCGCCCGGAGTTCGACGTCACCCTGGCCTACAACCCCGAGTCGGTGCTGATCCCGGTCGCGCGCGTGGAGGGCATCGGCTTCACCGCGCTCGGCGCCAACAGCGGCGGCGCCTTCATCGCCGGCCAGGGCGCGGTGATGCGCCTGGACGGCGGCGCCGATCCGATCGGCCCGCGCGCGCTGTACGTGCGCCTGGGCAGCGACGCGCTGGAACTGAGCGGCAAGTCGCGCGCGGCGCAATGGATGCTGCTCGACCAGTTGGTGAGCGAAGCGCGCGGACGCATGCCGGCGGACTCGCCGCACGCGCTGCTGACCCCGGCCGGCCGCGCCGTGCTGGCCAGGTACCTGGCCGGCCAGGGCCGCATCGTGGTGGCGGTGAACCGGGCGGCCGACATCCGCCAGCTGCTGCGCTGGGCGCAGCGCGAGAAGGTGCGCATCGCCATCGCCGGCGGCGACGAGGCGTGGAAGCTGGCGCCGCAGCTGGCCGCGGCGCAGGTGCCGGTGTTCGTCAACGCGCTGGACGATCTGCCCGCCAGCTTCGACCAGATCGGCGCCACCCTGGAAAACGCCGCGCGCCTGCACGCGGCCGGCGTCGCGGTGAGCTTCACCCAGGGCGGCGACGGCTCGCACAACGCGCGCAAGCAGCGCCAGCTGGCCGGCAACGCGGTGGCCCACGGCCTGCCCTGGGACGACGGTCTGGCCGGCCTGACCCGGGTGCCGGCCGAGGCGCTGGGCGTGGGCGACAGGCTGGGCAGCATCGCCCCCGGCAAGCTCGCCGACCTGGTGCTGTGGGAAGGCGATCCGCTGGACGTGGCCCACTACGCCGAGCAGGTCTGGCTGGGCGGCCGCGCGCTGCCGATGCGCTCGCGCCAGACCGAACTGCGCGACCGTTACATGAAGCAGTCCGGCGCGCTGCCGCGGGCGTACCCGTAG
- the grxD gene encoding Grx4 family monothiol glutaredoxin codes for MSLDPALRSRIETLLSSNRVVLFMKGQPSMPQCGFSAKAVGALNELGVDFAHVNVLADQDIREGIKAYGDWPTIPQLYVDGELVGGSDIILQMAGSGELSELLGVQAPDRTPPAITITDAAAEMLRGALADAPGATLALAIDAQFQPNFQLAPTDPNAIAAESNGLRVQFDLASARRAEGITIDWVDDLRGRGLAIDNPNAPKPVQELSVRDADDQVRAGSLILVDVRPPEERAIASVNVPFRTLDGDQRAQLEALPKDTALAFLCHHGGRSAQAAEQFRALGFTRVHNVVGGIDAWADQVDSGVAKY; via the coding sequence ATGTCCCTCGATCCCGCCCTGCGTTCCCGCATCGAAACGTTGCTCAGTTCCAATCGCGTCGTGCTGTTCATGAAAGGCCAGCCGAGCATGCCGCAGTGCGGCTTTTCCGCCAAGGCGGTGGGCGCGCTGAACGAGTTGGGCGTCGACTTCGCCCACGTCAACGTGCTCGCCGACCAGGACATCCGCGAAGGCATCAAGGCCTACGGCGACTGGCCGACGATCCCGCAGCTGTACGTCGACGGCGAGCTCGTCGGCGGCAGCGACATCATCCTGCAGATGGCCGGCAGCGGCGAGCTGAGCGAATTGCTCGGCGTGCAGGCGCCGGACCGCACCCCGCCGGCGATCACCATCACCGACGCCGCCGCCGAGATGCTGCGCGGCGCGCTGGCCGACGCCCCGGGCGCGACCCTGGCGCTGGCGATCGATGCGCAATTCCAGCCGAACTTCCAGCTGGCCCCGACCGATCCCAACGCCATCGCCGCCGAGTCCAACGGCCTGCGCGTGCAGTTCGACCTGGCCAGCGCGCGCCGCGCCGAAGGCATCACCATCGATTGGGTCGACGACCTGCGCGGCCGCGGCCTGGCGATCGACAACCCGAACGCGCCCAAGCCGGTGCAGGAACTGAGCGTGCGCGACGCCGACGACCAGGTCCGCGCCGGCAGTCTGATCCTGGTCGACGTGCGCCCGCCGGAAGAGCGCGCGATCGCCTCGGTCAACGTGCCGTTCCGCACCCTGGACGGCGACCAGCGCGCGCAGCTGGAAGCGCTGCCGAAGGACACCGCGCTGGCGTTCCTGTGCCACCACGGCGGGCGCAGCGCGCAGGCCGCCGAGCAGTTCCGTGCGCTCGGCTTCACCCGCGTGCACAACGTGGTCGGCGGCATCGACGCCTGGGCCGACCAGGTCGACAGCGGCGTGGCCAAGTACTGA
- a CDS encoding pyridoxal phosphate-dependent aminotransferase produces the protein MPTPPIKPLAIRERLSEVRYEIRGELARRARELEAQGRKLIKLNIGNPGAFGFRAPEHLQRAIADDMGRTDPYTHQQGLPEAREAIAAAYARRQHPDAHPDRIFIGNGVSELIDLSLRALLNPGDEVLVPSPDYPLWSAATILNDGRPVYYRCAPENGFQPDPVEIETLVSSRTRAIVLINPNNPSGASYSRELLEKIVAIAAKHNLLLMVDEIYDQVLYDGADFVPVAPLAGEHPCISFGGLSKVHRACGWRVGWALLSGAAERITEFRNAMDLLGALRLCANVPGQYAIDAAVNGPDTISPLCAPGGRLYETRRAVIEACAASEHLSLVQPAGALYAFPAVVGAAARSFDDHDFALELMNDEGVLVVPGSSFNVPYRHHFRVTLLPEAAVMREVFARIDRVLARRAEAATKVVPLKPRSAVAGAR, from the coding sequence ATGCCCACGCCCCCGATCAAGCCGCTCGCGATCCGCGAACGCCTGTCCGAAGTCCGCTACGAGATCCGGGGCGAACTGGCGCGGCGAGCCCGGGAGCTGGAGGCGCAGGGGCGCAAGCTGATCAAGCTCAACATCGGCAATCCCGGCGCGTTCGGGTTCCGCGCGCCAGAACACCTGCAGCGCGCGATCGCCGACGACATGGGCCGCACCGATCCCTACACCCACCAGCAGGGCCTGCCGGAGGCGCGCGAGGCGATCGCCGCGGCCTATGCGCGGCGCCAGCACCCGGACGCGCATCCGGACCGCATCTTCATCGGCAACGGGGTCAGCGAGCTGATCGACCTGTCGCTGCGCGCGCTGCTCAATCCCGGCGACGAAGTGCTGGTGCCCTCGCCCGACTACCCGCTGTGGTCGGCCGCGACCATCCTCAACGACGGCCGCCCGGTGTACTACCGCTGCGCGCCGGAGAACGGCTTCCAGCCCGACCCGGTGGAGATCGAGACGCTGGTGTCCTCGCGCACCCGCGCCATCGTGCTGATCAACCCCAACAACCCCAGCGGCGCCAGCTATTCGCGCGAGCTGCTGGAGAAGATCGTGGCGATCGCGGCCAAGCACAACCTGCTGCTGATGGTCGACGAGATCTACGACCAGGTGCTGTACGACGGCGCCGATTTCGTGCCGGTCGCGCCGCTGGCCGGCGAGCATCCGTGCATCAGCTTCGGCGGCCTGAGCAAGGTGCACCGCGCCTGCGGCTGGCGGGTGGGCTGGGCGCTGCTGTCCGGCGCCGCCGAGCGCATCACCGAATTCCGCAACGCCATGGATCTGCTCGGCGCGCTGCGCCTGTGCGCCAACGTGCCGGGCCAGTACGCGATCGACGCCGCGGTCAACGGCCCGGACACCATCTCGCCGCTGTGCGCGCCGGGCGGGCGCCTGTACGAGACCCGCCGCGCGGTGATCGAGGCCTGCGCGGCCAGCGAGCACCTGTCGCTGGTGCAGCCGGCCGGTGCGCTGTACGCGTTCCCGGCGGTGGTCGGCGCGGCCGCGCGCAGCTTCGACGATCACGATTTCGCGCTGGAACTGATGAACGACGAGGGCGTGCTGGTGGTGCCCGGTTCCAGCTTCAACGTGCCCTACCGCCACCATTTCCGGGTGACCCTGCTGCCGGAAGCGGCGGTGATGCGCGAAGTGTTCGCGCGCATCGACCGGGTGCTGGCGCGCCGCGCCGAGGCGGCGACCAAGGTGGTGCCGCTGAAGCCGCGCAGTGCGGTGGCCGGAGCGCGGTGA